DNA from Flavobacterium aestivum:
GAAAAAGTACCATTTTACTCTTTTCATTATCAAATAATAATTTAGTAAAACGGTTGTCATTATCATACATAGAATGATGGCCAATCCGTAGGCATGTTCCATATTGCTTGATTCTTCAAAGTGCAAAACGATACCGACACAGCCAAAAAACAGCAACCAGTTTATAGATGGGATATATAGTTGCCCTTGTAATTCAGTAGGATATTTGATTTTAACTTTTGGCCAAAAGCTTAGTTTCATGGCTTCGTTTATCAAAGTAAAGGATCCAGAAATAAGTGCTTGCGAAGCAATCACGGTTGCAAGGGTTGCAATAACAATTCCAAAAGGTTTAAACCATTCTGGCATCATTAAATAAAAAGGGTTTGCAAATTTCCCGCCTAAGCTTTGTAATGTTACACCTTCATGATGTATTAAGTATGCAGCTTGTCCGAAATAATTAAGAACCAATGCAGCTTTTACAAAAATCCAACTGATTCTGATGTTTTTTCTTCCGCAATGCCCCATGTCTGAATATAAGGCTTCGGCTCCAGTGGTACAAAGGAAAACAAAACCTAATACAAAAAAGCCTTCCGGATGAATAGATAATAAGTTATAAGCATAATAAGGATTTATTGCTTTGAAAACCTCTGGGTGCATAGATATTTGATAAACACCTAATGTTGCCAACATTCCAAACCAAATAAGCATCATTGGAGCAAAAAACTTACCAACCAATTTAGTTCCAAATTGCTGAATTGTAAATAATACTAAAAGAATTCCAATTACAATCGGGACTGTGTTTATGTGAGGGAAGTAACTTCTCATTCCTTCAACGGCTGAAGATACAGAGATAGGAGGTGTAATGATTCCGTCTGCAAGTAAGGCACTACCTCCAATAATGGCTGGGACAATCAACCATTTAATTTTAGTTTTCTTGACTAAGGCATACAAGGCAAAAATTCCACCTTCACCATGATTGTCTGCACTTAATGTGATTAATACGTATTTAATCGTAGTTTGTAAAGTAAGTGTCCAAAAAACACAAGATATACCACCTAAAACAATGTCTGCGTTTATGATATATTCGCCAAGTATGGCTTTCATTACGTATAATGGAGATGTTCCGATATCTCCATAAATTATTCCTAGAGAAATTAATAAACCGCCTAAAGTTAATTTACTGTGGAGGTCTTTGTGCGTTGCGCTCATCTATATTCTTTATAAAAACTCGTCAAATTTACTATTTTTAAACAAAATAGAATGACTTATTTCTTAAAATATAAAAAAGGCTTGGTGTGTAAATTCCAAGCCTTTTTTTTGAATTTAAAATAGTTCTAGATTCTTCTGTTTGAGCTTCTTGAACTATAATCTGTATTTCTTTGTGATTCAGATCTTTGTGAGTTGTTTTCTCTCTGATAGTTTCCTCTGTTTTCAGAATAGTCTCTTTGACGCTCTACACTCTGATTGTTATTTTCTCTTTGAGTATTTGTTCTATTTTGAGAATAATCTCTTTGAGAGTAGTCTTTTTGAGGTTCTGTTCTTTGAGTATATACTCTGTTTTGTGAATAATCTCTTTGAGATTCTACTCTTTGTGTAGCATATTCTCTTGGTGCACTCGTTCTATTTTGACTGTATTCTCTTTGTGAATTACTGTTGTAATTGCTGTTGTTTCTTGAATAATCAGAATTGTTTCTAGAGTAAGCAATCTCATTTCTAGATCTATTATTGTTATTGTATCTTCTTTGATCTAACTCATATCGGTTAGCTACTTGATAGTTTCTTCTAGAAAACGAGTAGTTTGGATATCGTTTTTCATACCAATTACAGCTATAAGAATTATAAATTACCGGAGCTCTGTAACATCTTCTATAATTCACATAATTGTATTTGTTGTAATAGTTTACGCAGCCATATATATTGCTTCTATATCTGTATAAAGGATATGGAGTCCAAGAATAGTAATAGCTTGGGTAATAATTCCATGTCCAAGAAGAATAGTAAGGTTGGTAACTATTGATCCATAATGAAGCATAGATTTGAGGCGTATATGAGTATTCTGGTTCATAAATGTAATTTTGACCATACATATAAGTGTTTCCAACTATTTGTATAGAAACGTTGTTACTTCTGTCTTTTTCTACTTCTATTGTAGCAACGTCTTGATAGAGGTCACGACCAATAACAGACTGTATAATGATTATGTGTGTACTTTTTTCTATAGATTCAATTACTCTCAAGTAGTCAACTTGATTGTCGTCATTTAAATCTAAGTTCGATATTTTAGTTCTAGGGTCGTTTAATCTTCTTTCGAAATCTTTTAAGTTTTGTGATTCGCCAAAGATTGAAGACACGGCTCTTAAATCTAAATTATCGCTAATTTCAGAGTTCATTGCGTTTACCGTTGTCCTGTCCTGTGCATTTATTTGCAATGCAAAAAATGTAGTTATAAGTGCTACTAACTGTAATTTTGCTTTCATGGCTATTTGGGTTATTGTTTGTATTGAGATATAAACAACAATTGTGCCATAAATAAATGATACTGCTATTTTTTGTTTGATATTATTATATATTTGTTTGAAAAAACGTAATACAATGAGAAAATTTTTTATAACTATTCTGTTTTTGAATACTTTATTTTTTGTTGAAGCTCAAAACCCTGCTAAAAATAAAAGCACACAAGCTGTTTTTAGCACAGTGAAAATAGATATTTTGTTTCAAGATAAAATAAGTATTAGGGCAATAGTATTGGATAATAGTAAAATATGGTATGCTGCAGACCAAGGTAGATTTGGTTTTTATGATTTAAAATCAAATAAAAAATTTGAAAAGGTTATAAAAAAAGACACCCTAAATATTGAGTTTAGAAGTATAGCAAAAACATCTAAATTTATATATGCACTTAATGTTGCCAACCCTGCATTGTTGTATCGAATTACTAAAGACGGGAAAGAGGCGCAGTTAGTATATCAGGAAAATGACAAAAAAGTTTTTTATGATAGTATGCAGTTTTGGAATGATAATGATGGAATAGCAGTTAGTGATCCTGTAGAGGACTGTCTTTCGGTTATTGTAACCCATGATGGTGGAAATACATGGAGTAAGATTCCTAACAATCAATTGCCAAAATTGTTTGAGGGTGAAGCTCATTTTGCCGCAAGTAATACAAATATTATTATAAAGGGGAATGATACCTGGATTGTTTCTGGTGGAAAAAAATCTAGAGTTTTTTATTCATCTGATAAAGGGAATTCTTGGGAAGCCGTTGAAACACCAATAGTGCAAGGAAAGCAAATGACGGGAATTTTTACTGCAGATTTCTATGATAAGAAAAAAGGTTTTATTGCAGGTGGGAATTATGAAGTGCCAAGTCAGGATTTTGAGAACAAGGCTGTTACCAATGATGGTGGAAAAACTTGGCAACTTATTGCCGAAAAACAAGGATTTGGTTTCGCTTCCTGTGTGCAGTATGTTCCTAACAGTAACGGAAAAGGATTGGTAGTTGTTGGTGCATCTGGGTTGACTTATTCATCAGATGGAGGGAAAACCTGGATACAATTGCTACAAGACAAAACGTTGTTTACAATTCGTTTTTTAGATAAAAATACCGCGATTGCCGCTGGTCGCAATAAAATGATTCGAATTCGTTTTAAATAAAAAAAAACTCCTGTTTAATAGTAACTATCAAACGGGAGTTTAGTGAATTAAAAATTATTTTTTCGAACCTTTGTCTCTATATTGCTGCAGTAATTTTCTGCTGAAATTTTCTTCTGCTCTTTTTAATTTGATGATTTTTACTGAGGGAAGAACATCTTTTAAATTACTGATGAATTTTTTTCTTAATTGAAATAACTCTTCTTCATTACTTTCAATTTGATTTAAAAGTGCTGTTGCTTCTTTCTCGGATAACTTGTCTAACTCATCATCATTTATTTTTCTGAAAGAACCTTTCATTCTGTTGTGCCTCAATTCGAACTGCTTGTCGTCATAAATGTTGTAAATGGGCCAGAATTTTTCGGCTTCATTTGGCGTGAGATTTAATTCTGAGGTCAGAAAAGCTACTTTCATGGCTTTAATTTGCTCTCTTTTTTCCTTCATTCTTTCGCCTTGAGCGTAAAAAGTAAAGGAAATAAATAAAAATAATAGCGGATATAATTTTCTAATGTTCATTTTTCTTGATTTTGAGTTCCCTTGTCTTTATTTGATATTTGGGTTTTGATTTTCGATAACTAAATTTTCGATGTTCGGATTTGCAACCAAAATGTCTTCTAATGCTTGATCTTCCAGTTTTTTTGTATTTACAGTATTATTGTTTTCTGATTCAATTTCACTAATTAAATCGTATTGGCTTATATTAGAATCTTCAGCTAAATAATTTTCGATGGTTGCTGAATCGAGTTCGTTGTTTTTTGTTTCTATAGTGTAAAGAATTGGAACCATTATGCCAAGTACTAATACAGCAGCAATTGATAGTATAACATTTTTTCTTTTTCTAAAGATTGATATTACTTTTGCTTCGTTTGTTATTTCTTCTTTTGGTAAATTTTGCAAAAAGTTTAAAGAAAATGAATCATGATAACTCTCTGGAGTTTTAAATCCGGGTTTTATTTTAGGTTCGTTTTCTAGTTTAAATGCTTTCATAATAGGTGTTTGACTTAATCTTGACTAAATGGTTTAATTACTGGTTACAAAAGTTTCAACTTTTTTGACAGCATGATGATAAGATGCTTTTAATGCTCCAACCGAAGTGCCTAGTATTTCGGAGATTTCTTCATATTTTAAATCTTCAAAATATTTCATTTTAAAAACTAATTGTTGTTTTTCTGGTAAAGTTGCTATTGCTTTTTGTAATTTGATTTGTATTTCATTTCCATCAAAATAAATGTCGGCTTTAAGATTATCAATGGTTTTATTTTGTAATTCAACTGATGAAATACCGCTTTTTTTTGCTTTTTGATTCAAAAAAGTGAGGGCTTCATTGGTTGCTATACGATACATCCAAGAAAATAGTTTGCTTTCTCCTTTAAAGTTTTTTAGATGCTGAAATACTTTTACAAAAGTATTTTGCAAAACATCATCTGCATCATCATGACTTAAAACTATATTTCGAATATGGTTGTATAGCGGTTTTTGATATTCTTGCAGGAGTTTTTGAAACGCTTGATTTTGCGTTTGCGGGTTCAATAAGCTTTTAATTAATTCCTCTTCTTCCTGCAATTTTTATTCTTTAAATT
Protein-coding regions in this window:
- a CDS encoding KUP/HAK/KT family potassium transporter: MSATHKDLHSKLTLGGLLISLGIIYGDIGTSPLYVMKAILGEYIINADIVLGGISCVFWTLTLQTTIKYVLITLSADNHGEGGIFALYALVKKTKIKWLIVPAIIGGSALLADGIITPPISVSSAVEGMRSYFPHINTVPIVIGILLVLFTIQQFGTKLVGKFFAPMMLIWFGMLATLGVYQISMHPEVFKAINPYYAYNLLSIHPEGFFVLGFVFLCTTGAEALYSDMGHCGRKNIRISWIFVKAALVLNYFGQAAYLIHHEGVTLQSLGGKFANPFYLMMPEWFKPFGIVIATLATVIASQALISGSFTLINEAMKLSFWPKVKIKYPTELQGQLYIPSINWLLFFGCVGIVLHFEESSNMEHAYGLAIILCMIMTTVLLNYYLIMKRVKWYFFVPLITSYLAIELSFLAANITKFAEGGYVTLFIAMILIAVMTIWYRAKQISKSYTKVVKIDDYKKVLEELSADLSIPKYATHLVYMTNANRGDEIEEKVMYSILQKRPKRADIYWFVHVNILSEPYKTEYKVKEILKDDLYRVDFNLGFREPTKINLMFKEVIKDMVKNGEVDITSRYESLNKNNIIGDFKFVLSEKFLSNDSDMLWHEKLIMNSYFFIKKLSLSEESAFGLDSSSVKIEKFPMVLHPPENIGLTRVYVKN
- a CDS encoding WD40/YVTN/BNR-like repeat-containing protein gives rise to the protein MRKFFITILFLNTLFFVEAQNPAKNKSTQAVFSTVKIDILFQDKISIRAIVLDNSKIWYAADQGRFGFYDLKSNKKFEKVIKKDTLNIEFRSIAKTSKFIYALNVANPALLYRITKDGKEAQLVYQENDKKVFYDSMQFWNDNDGIAVSDPVEDCLSVIVTHDGGNTWSKIPNNQLPKLFEGEAHFAASNTNIIIKGNDTWIVSGGKKSRVFYSSDKGNSWEAVETPIVQGKQMTGIFTADFYDKKKGFIAGGNYEVPSQDFENKAVTNDGGKTWQLIAEKQGFGFASCVQYVPNSNGKGLVVVGASGLTYSSDGGKTWIQLLQDKTLFTIRFLDKNTAIAAGRNKMIRIRFK
- a CDS encoding sensor of ECF-type sigma factor is translated as MNIRKLYPLLFLFISFTFYAQGERMKEKREQIKAMKVAFLTSELNLTPNEAEKFWPIYNIYDDKQFELRHNRMKGSFRKINDDELDKLSEKEATALLNQIESNEEELFQLRKKFISNLKDVLPSVKIIKLKRAEENFSRKLLQQYRDKGSKK
- a CDS encoding RNA polymerase sigma factor, producing the protein MQEEEELIKSLLNPQTQNQAFQKLLQEYQKPLYNHIRNIVLSHDDADDVLQNTFVKVFQHLKNFKGESKLFSWMYRIATNEALTFLNQKAKKSGISSVELQNKTIDNLKADIYFDGNEIQIKLQKAIATLPEKQQLVFKMKYFEDLKYEEISEILGTSVGALKASYHHAVKKVETFVTSN